One Onychomys torridus chromosome 17, mOncTor1.1, whole genome shotgun sequence genomic window carries:
- the LOC118597823 gene encoding nuclear receptor 2C2-associated protein, with product MSQSLVCPATVSRVSSVLHRNSRQFGKKHLFDQDEETCWNSDQGPSQWVTLEFPQRVHVTQLQVQFQGGFSSRHSCLEGSQGGNTLCKIVDLYPEDSNALQTFSIPTVEVDRLKLTFEDTTDFFGRVVIYHLRVLGEKAV from the exons ATGAGCCAGTCTTTGGTTTGCCCTGCGACCGTGAGCAG GGTGAGCTCTGTGCTTCATCGCAACAGCCGGCAGTTTGGGAAGAAACATCTTTTTGACCAGGATGAGGAGACGTGCTGGAACTCGGACCAG GGCCCCTCCCAGTGGGTGACACTCGAGTTTCCCCAGCGTGTTCACGTCACACAGCTGCAGGTGCAGTTCCAGGGCGGCTTCTCCAGTCGCCACAGCTGCTTGGAAG GTTCACAGGGCGGGAACACCCTCTGCAAGATTGTGGACCTCTACCCTGAGGACAGCAACGCTCTTCAA accttctccatcCCTACTGTGGAGGTGGATCGACTGAAGTTGACCTTTGAGGATACCACTGACTTTTTTGGCCGTGTGGTCATCTACCACCTTCGGGTACTGGGTGAGAAAGCAGTGTGA